A genome region from Mesorhizobium sp. B2-1-8 includes the following:
- the argS gene encoding arginine--tRNA ligase: MNIFADFTARVVKAVEALDLKDKDGVSPDLSRIAVEPPRDTSHGDLATNAAMVLAKPTGQNPRALAEKLAEALRADSDIAAADVAGPGFVNLRLKDGFWQAHLSALLGEGRNYGRSTIGAGHKTNVEYVSANPTGPMHVGHCRGAVVGDALANLMAFAGYDVTKEYVINDAGSQIDVLGRSAMLRYREALGEDIGEIPAGLYPGDYLVSVGEALVREFGRSLLQMPDDEALAIVKDRTIDAMMAMIREDLALLNVHHDVFFSERTLHADNARKIRSAINDLTLKGHIYKGKLPPPKGEKPDDWEDREQTLFRSTAVGDDMDRALVKSDGSFTYFAADVAYLKDKVDRGFVDLIYVLGADHGGYVKRLEALARAIAGDDVKLTVLLCNLVKLFRDGEPVRMSKRSGDFVTLREVVEEVGRDPIRFMMLYRKNDAPLDFDFAKVTEQSKDNPVFYVQYASARCHSVFRQASEQLGEANFDRNSLAAAATSLTDEGEIGLIRKLAEYPRLIESAALALEPHRLAFYLYDLASSFHGHWNRGTDNPDLRFVKVNDRQLTHARLGLVQAVSDVLTSGLTLIGAAAPTEMR, encoded by the coding sequence ATGAACATCTTCGCCGATTTCACAGCCCGAGTCGTAAAGGCTGTCGAAGCGCTTGACCTGAAAGACAAGGACGGCGTTTCGCCTGATCTGTCGCGCATCGCCGTCGAGCCGCCGCGCGACACCAGCCATGGCGATCTCGCGACCAATGCGGCAATGGTGCTGGCCAAGCCGACCGGCCAGAACCCGCGTGCGCTGGCCGAGAAACTGGCGGAAGCGCTGCGGGCCGACAGCGATATCGCCGCCGCTGACGTCGCCGGTCCCGGCTTCGTCAATCTGCGGCTCAAGGACGGTTTCTGGCAAGCGCATCTGTCGGCGCTTCTGGGCGAGGGGCGCAACTACGGCCGCTCGACGATCGGCGCCGGCCACAAAACCAATGTCGAATATGTCTCGGCCAACCCGACCGGGCCGATGCATGTCGGCCATTGCCGGGGTGCCGTCGTCGGTGACGCGCTCGCCAATCTGATGGCGTTCGCCGGTTACGACGTGACCAAGGAATATGTCATCAACGACGCCGGCTCCCAGATCGACGTGCTTGGGCGCTCGGCGATGCTGCGCTACCGCGAAGCGCTTGGAGAAGATATCGGCGAGATTCCGGCGGGGCTTTATCCCGGTGACTATCTTGTCTCCGTCGGCGAGGCTCTGGTCAGGGAGTTCGGCCGTTCGTTGCTGCAGATGCCGGATGACGAGGCGCTGGCCATCGTCAAGGACCGGACCATCGATGCGATGATGGCGATGATCCGCGAGGATCTTGCGCTGCTCAACGTGCATCACGACGTGTTCTTTTCCGAACGCACGCTGCATGCCGACAATGCCAGGAAGATCCGCTCGGCGATCAACGACCTGACGCTGAAGGGCCATATCTACAAGGGCAAGCTGCCGCCGCCCAAGGGCGAGAAGCCGGACGACTGGGAGGACCGCGAACAGACGCTGTTCCGCTCGACGGCCGTCGGCGACGACATGGACAGGGCGCTGGTCAAGTCCGATGGCTCGTTCACCTATTTCGCCGCCGATGTCGCGTATCTGAAGGACAAGGTCGATCGCGGCTTCGTCGACCTGATCTATGTTCTCGGCGCCGACCATGGCGGCTACGTCAAGCGCCTAGAAGCCTTGGCGCGGGCGATTGCCGGCGACGACGTCAAGCTCACTGTCCTCTTGTGCAATCTGGTGAAGCTGTTTCGCGATGGCGAGCCGGTGCGTATGTCGAAGCGGTCCGGCGACTTCGTGACGCTGCGCGAGGTGGTGGAGGAGGTCGGACGCGATCCGATCCGCTTCATGATGCTCTATCGCAAGAACGATGCGCCGCTCGATTTCGATTTCGCCAAGGTGACCGAGCAGTCCAAGGACAATCCGGTGTTCTACGTGCAGTACGCCTCGGCGCGCTGCCATTCGGTGTTCCGGCAGGCGAGCGAACAGTTGGGGGAGGCGAATTTCGATCGCAACAGCCTGGCGGCCGCGGCAACGTCGCTGACCGACGAAGGTGAAATCGGCCTGATCCGGAAACTCGCCGAATATCCACGCCTGATCGAGTCCGCCGCTCTTGCGCTCGAGCCACATCGGCTGGCATTTTATCTCTATGATCTGGCTTCCAGCTTCCACGGACACTGGAACCGTGGCACGGATAATCCTGACTTACGTTTTGTTAAGGTTAACGACCGACAATTGACGCATGCCAGACTAGGGCTGGTGCAGGCTGTTTCGGATGTTCTGACGTCCGGCCTGACGTTGATCGGGGCCGCCGCGCCCACCGAAATGCGTTAG